Proteins encoded in a region of the Ignavibacteriales bacterium genome:
- a CDS encoding dienelactone hydrolase family protein produces MKGYLVYDASIEGKRPGILVVHEWWGHNQYVRNRAEMLAGLGYTAFALDLYGDGKLANHPNDANTFASEVMSNMETAKERFQAAYNFLNESENVEAGQIGAIGYCFGGGVVLNMARLGVDLKGVVSFHGSLATDNPAGLNKVKSKILVCNGEADSFITKEDIINFNEEMKKAGVDYNFINYPNALHAFTNPEADVNAQKFGLKIAYNKEADEKSWIDMQDFFKRVFNK; encoded by the coding sequence ATGAAAGGCTACCTTGTTTATGATGCTTCGATTGAAGGCAAACGACCGGGAATTTTAGTTGTCCACGAATGGTGGGGGCATAATCAGTATGTACGCAATCGTGCAGAAATGCTTGCCGGGCTTGGCTATACTGCCTTTGCATTAGATCTTTATGGTGATGGTAAACTCGCTAATCATCCTAATGATGCAAACACTTTTGCATCGGAAGTGATGAGTAATATGGAAACCGCAAAAGAAAGATTTCAAGCTGCTTATAATTTTTTAAATGAATCTGAAAATGTTGAGGCGGGACAAATCGGGGCAATAGGATATTGCTTTGGCGGCGGAGTTGTATTAAACATGGCAAGGCTTGGAGTTGACTTGAAGGGCGTAGTTAGTTTTCACGGCAGCCTGGCAACTGACAATCCTGCAGGATTAAATAAAGTAAAATCTAAAATCCTCGTTTGCAATGGTGAAGCTGATTCATTTATTACTAAAGAAGATATAATAAATTTTAATGAAGAAATGAAAAAAGCTGGAGTTGATTATAATTTTATAAATTATCCAAATGCTCTCCATGCTTTCACAAATCCAGAAGCGGATGTTAATGCACAGAAGTTTGGATTAAAAATTGCATATAACAAAGAGGCAGATGAAAAATCCTGGATTGATATGCAGGATTTTTTCAAACGTGTTTTTAATAAGTAA
- a CDS encoding Rieske 2Fe-2S domain-containing protein has translation MSSRREFLFNTISTITIAGISGSLASILQSCAANPTGLNSYSGITKIAASPVDNKIELTIDSANPLNLTGGILLLVYNNGDNGVLLQRISATEIKAITAVCTHDGCIIDLFSTEENNFGCPCHGSRFNLNGGVVQGPADAPLKSFLTTFENNLLTIFL, from the coding sequence ATGAGTTCAAGAAGAGAATTTTTATTCAACACAATTAGCACCATTACTATTGCCGGAATTTCAGGATCATTAGCAAGCATTCTGCAAAGCTGCGCAGCTAATCCCACCGGCTTAAACTCATATTCGGGTATAACGAAAATAGCAGCCTCTCCAGTTGATAATAAAATCGAACTAACAATTGATTCTGCAAATCCTTTGAATTTAACCGGTGGTATTTTGTTATTAGTTTATAATAACGGAGATAACGGAGTATTACTTCAAAGAATCAGTGCGACCGAAATTAAAGCTATAACCGCAGTTTGCACTCATGATGGCTGCATAATTGATTTATTCAGCACGGAAGAAAATAATTTTGGCTGTCCTTGTCATGGTTCAAGATTTAATTTAAATGGAGGAGTGGTGCAAGGTCCGGCGGATGCCCCATTAAAATCTTTTTTAACTACATTTGAAAATAATTTGCTGACAATCTTTTTGTAA
- a CDS encoding NYN domain-containing protein, which translates to MLNYILDGNNLIGQHQQLKQLQKSNKQSSREKLAFMIGNYFADKKVIVSLHFDGYPKESIKILKAKIIYSENKTADEKIKSEIEFAKNRTKIVLVSSDNNLKEFAKVCGCKVLSSLEFISLLNQKKNNSDEKKIDDNDIEFYKKLFNE; encoded by the coding sequence ATGCTTAATTACATTCTCGATGGTAATAATCTTATCGGACAACACCAACAATTGAAACAGCTTCAGAAGAGCAATAAACAATCATCCCGTGAGAAACTTGCTTTTATGATCGGAAATTATTTTGCGGATAAAAAAGTAATAGTCTCACTTCACTTTGACGGATACCCAAAAGAATCAATAAAAATCCTCAAAGCGAAAATTATCTACTCTGAAAACAAAACTGCTGATGAAAAAATAAAAAGTGAAATCGAATTCGCTAAAAATAGAACGAAAATTGTTTTAGTAAGTTCGGATAATAACTTAAAGGAATTTGCAAAAGTGTGTGGATGCAAAGTTTTATCTTCATTGGAATTTATCTCGCTGCTGAATCAGAAAAAAAATAATTCTGATGAAAAGAAAATTGATGATAACGATATCGAATTTTACAAGAAACTTTTTAATGAATAA
- a CDS encoding LPS-assembly protein LptD yields MKIIASLILIVLTLNFAQITDSLFETKTDSVNLVYSDSLLVFDSTSNKKSDIDTIIYASSNDSLIFFINQKKMSIYGGSELKYKNTEIKSANIYLDFVSSNIDAEGVPSDSLQDKLEGTPVLSDKGEVYDGQKIRYNFKTQQGIISGAHTEQEGAFYDGDKIKKVDKDTYFIKDGIYTTCDDSCPHYYFSASEMKVIHKEQIVAEMIWLNFGGVPLPIPIPFGVFPIESGRRSGIIAPAFGDDGTYGRYFSRFGYFWAISDIMDLTLTADYYTRGSYRLNSRYRYGLRYNYTGSVEANYENLQTGADTDPDKSLQQNWRLKINHNQTITPTMRLDARLEFLSGNTLQRNINDLNELLRNDVISNATFTKTWDESGNSLSLNYSRTQNLESGDISEILPNMTFSKSQSYPFKRNDSSGDQKWYELFGYNYSSQFQNKRTKVDGTLSVRGGIQHNITMGMSPKIGYFSISPSFRYQEKWYNKKIEQYAVDLVSSDSDSIVSNDIHEINFVRTFNFGISTSTKFFGMFQPNVFGISAIRHTVSPSISYNYQPDFSDPKWGYYGSYKNSKGEVIKYNKYIKEVFGGASSGEQQSISFGLSNIFEMKTTVDPTDTTSKENKIQLLNLGARISYNFAADSLRLSDLNINYRTQIGDVFNLSGSSTFTPYDYSASSSKVNRFLVDAGRGVLRMTNFSFSLSTSISGEKLKSDKDDDVEKTTVSQLQNQSNPLTQGESVYQGLYSNQDPDFTIPWDITLSYNFTQSSPKPDQKTKFSTLSGSLNFNLTPAWKFSVTGSYDIVGKDFSAPQIRISRDLHCWLMNFTWNPIGTYRGYFFEIRIKAPQLQDLKVTKRDAFYSGR; encoded by the coding sequence ATGAAAATCATCGCCTCACTCATATTAATAGTTTTAACTTTAAACTTTGCGCAAATAACTGATTCGTTATTCGAGACAAAAACGGATTCAGTTAATTTAGTTTATAGCGACTCCCTCCTTGTGTTTGATTCGACATCAAATAAAAAAAGCGATATTGACACTATAATATATGCTAGTTCCAACGACTCGCTTATCTTTTTTATCAATCAAAAAAAAATGAGCATCTATGGAGGCAGCGAGTTGAAGTATAAAAATACTGAAATCAAAAGCGCTAACATTTATCTTGATTTTGTTTCAAGTAATATTGATGCAGAGGGAGTTCCTTCAGATTCCCTCCAAGACAAATTGGAAGGGACACCGGTGCTTTCAGATAAGGGCGAAGTATATGATGGACAAAAGATCCGGTATAATTTTAAAACTCAGCAAGGAATAATTTCCGGTGCACACACAGAACAGGAAGGTGCATTTTATGACGGCGATAAAATAAAAAAAGTAGATAAGGATACTTACTTCATTAAAGATGGAATTTATACAACTTGTGATGATTCTTGTCCACATTACTATTTCAGTGCAAGTGAAATGAAAGTAATTCACAAAGAACAAATAGTTGCGGAAATGATCTGGCTGAATTTTGGCGGTGTGCCTTTGCCAATTCCTATTCCATTTGGTGTATTTCCGATTGAGTCGGGAAGGCGGTCAGGAATTATTGCCCCTGCCTTTGGTGATGATGGAACTTACGGAAGATACTTTTCCCGCTTCGGATATTTCTGGGCAATAAGTGATATAATGGATCTGACACTGACTGCTGATTACTATACCCGCGGCAGTTACAGGTTGAATAGCCGTTACAGGTATGGGCTTCGCTATAATTACACCGGAAGTGTTGAAGCTAATTATGAAAACCTGCAAACCGGAGCCGATACAGATCCTGATAAATCTTTGCAGCAAAATTGGAGGCTCAAAATTAATCATAACCAAACAATAACACCCACCATGCGTCTCGATGCGCGATTAGAGTTTCTATCTGGAAATACCTTACAGCGGAATATTAATGATCTAAATGAATTGCTAAGAAATGATGTTATCTCCAATGCTACATTTACTAAAACATGGGATGAATCCGGCAATTCACTTTCTTTAAACTATTCGCGTACACAAAATCTTGAGTCAGGAGATATTTCGGAAATTCTTCCGAATATGACTTTTAGTAAATCACAGTCATATCCATTCAAGCGAAATGATTCATCCGGTGATCAGAAATGGTACGAACTTTTTGGGTATAATTATTCCTCTCAGTTCCAAAACAAAAGAACTAAGGTTGACGGTACATTAAGTGTTCGGGGTGGAATTCAACACAACATAACAATGGGGATGTCTCCAAAGATTGGTTACTTCAGCATTTCGCCTTCATTCAGGTATCAGGAAAAATGGTACAATAAAAAAATTGAGCAGTATGCGGTTGATCTTGTCTCAAGTGACTCTGATTCGATTGTTAGTAATGACATTCATGAAATTAATTTTGTCCGCACATTTAATTTTGGAATAAGCACCTCTACAAAGTTTTTTGGAATGTTTCAGCCAAATGTATTCGGGATAAGTGCAATCCGTCATACTGTTAGTCCAAGTATATCTTATAATTATCAGCCGGACTTTTCTGACCCGAAATGGGGATACTATGGTTCATACAAAAACTCCAAAGGGGAGGTTATTAAATACAATAAATATATCAAAGAAGTTTTCGGCGGTGCTTCATCAGGAGAACAGCAAAGTATTTCATTCGGACTTTCAAATATTTTTGAGATGAAAACCACTGTTGATCCGACAGATACTACTTCAAAGGAAAATAAAATTCAATTATTAAATCTTGGTGCAAGAATAAGCTATAATTTTGCAGCCGATTCATTGCGGCTTTCAGACTTGAATATTAATTACCGGACTCAAATTGGTGATGTATTCAATCTGTCAGGTTCATCCACTTTTACACCTTATGATTACTCTGCCTCTTCTTCAAAGGTAAATCGCTTTTTAGTTGATGCAGGAAGGGGAGTGCTCAGAATGACTAACTTTTCTTTTTCGCTTTCAACAAGTATCTCAGGTGAGAAATTAAAATCGGACAAAGATGATGATGTGGAAAAAACTACTGTTAGCCAATTGCAAAATCAATCAAATCCACTCACTCAAGGCGAATCAGTTTATCAAGGCTTGTATTCAAATCAGGATCCTGATTTCACGATACCGTGGGACATCACTTTGAGTTATAATTTTACACAGAGCAGCCCTAAGCCGGATCAAAAAACAAAATTCTCTACTCTTTCCGGCAGTCTCAATTTCAATCTTACCCCTGCCTGGAAATTTTCAGTTACAGGAAGTTATGATATTGTTGGAAAAGATTTTTCGGCTCCTCAAATTAGAATATCGCGCGATCTTCACTGCTGGCTGATGAACTTTACCTGGAACCCAATTGGTACTTATCGCGGATATTTCTTTGAGATAAGAATTAAAGCGCCGCAGTTACAGGATTTGAAAGTAACAAAGCGTGATGCTTTTTACAGCGGCAGGTAA
- a CDS encoding ROK family protein — MNHKNQFAVGVDLGGTNIKIGIVSDSGKILVKSSIPTQAERGPKKVLDNICEEVSNLISSSKVKIAGIGIGCPGIVLPEEGVVKNPPNLPGWKTVLVSQIIFDKLHIKTIVANDANVAAVGELIFGAGKQLNDFIMVTLGTGVGGGIVINKKVYHGMHGAAGEIGHITINYKGRKCNCGSIGCIETYAGNQYLKARVIEELQFHPDSLIVGLVENNFEKISPLIIQKAASIGDKYSKSVIQNLGMHLGAAFASLGNAFDITNFIVGGGVAGFGKPLLDSIAHTASSRVMTPLRNKIKIIPAKLRNDAGIKGASALIFNKY; from the coding sequence ATGAATCATAAAAATCAGTTTGCAGTTGGTGTTGATCTCGGCGGCACAAATATTAAAATCGGTATAGTCTCTGACAGTGGAAAAATTCTTGTAAAAAGTTCGATTCCGACTCAAGCAGAACGTGGACCAAAAAAAGTTTTGGATAATATTTGTGAGGAAGTTTCAAATTTAATCTCATCCTCGAAGGTGAAAATTGCTGGAATAGGAATAGGTTGTCCCGGGATTGTTTTGCCGGAGGAGGGTGTAGTAAAAAATCCTCCAAACCTTCCCGGCTGGAAAACCGTTCTCGTCTCGCAAATTATTTTTGATAAACTTCATATAAAAACAATTGTAGCAAACGATGCAAACGTAGCGGCTGTCGGTGAATTGATTTTTGGTGCAGGTAAACAATTAAATGATTTTATAATGGTTACACTTGGAACAGGAGTAGGTGGTGGAATTGTTATCAATAAAAAAGTCTATCACGGAATGCACGGTGCTGCAGGAGAAATAGGACACATCACTATTAATTATAAAGGCAGGAAGTGTAATTGCGGCTCCATCGGCTGCATCGAAACTTATGCCGGAAACCAATATCTTAAAGCGAGGGTGATTGAGGAGCTTCAGTTTCATCCTGATTCACTAATAGTTGGATTAGTTGAAAATAATTTTGAAAAAATATCTCCATTAATAATTCAAAAGGCTGCTTCGATAGGAGATAAATATTCGAAAAGTGTGATTCAGAATCTCGGAATGCATCTCGGCGCTGCTTTTGCTTCGCTTGGTAATGCATTTGATATTACAAATTTTATTGTAGGCGGGGGAGTAGCAGGTTTTGGAAAACCTCTATTAGATTCGATTGCCCATACAGCGTCTTCGAGAGTAATGACTCCGCTTCGAAATAAAATAAAAATTATTCCTGCAAAACTTCGTAATGATGCAGGTATCAAAGGTGCTTCTGCACTTATTTTTAATAAATATTAA
- a CDS encoding Gfo/Idh/MocA family oxidoreductase — MKKSLQNNYGKTKVGVIGVGHLGKFHTKLFKEIDSCDLMGIFEPDFSRAISVATELSVRSFTSIEQLLQYCDAVSIAATTSAHYSIAKQCIEAGKHVFVEKPITATIEEAEEIVKLARDKNLILQVGHVERFNPALLSLDNFELKPMFIQSDRLAQFNPRGTDVAVVLDLMIHDIDIILSLIKSEVKKVEASGVAVVSDTLDIANARIEFENGAVANVTASRISQKKMRKMRIFQKDSYISIDFDSGLSEIFRLISLEETTNPATINYGEIGVGEKKKRIIYEQPEVKAENALKHELSLFIDSIRNNTRPVVSGEDGLKALVVAQQIINKIKESKVGV, encoded by the coding sequence ATAAAAAAATCATTACAAAATAATTATGGAAAAACAAAGGTTGGTGTAATCGGCGTCGGACATCTCGGAAAATTTCATACAAAATTATTTAAGGAAATTGATTCCTGTGATCTTATGGGTATTTTTGAACCGGATTTCTCAAGGGCGATTTCTGTTGCAACTGAATTATCTGTAAGGTCATTTACTTCAATTGAGCAGCTTCTGCAATACTGCGATGCAGTCTCAATTGCAGCCACAACAAGCGCACATTATTCAATTGCCAAGCAATGCATTGAAGCCGGAAAACATGTTTTTGTTGAAAAACCAATAACAGCAACAATTGAAGAAGCGGAAGAGATTGTGAAACTTGCCCGAGATAAGAATCTTATTCTTCAAGTTGGACATGTTGAAAGATTTAACCCTGCCTTACTTTCGTTGGATAATTTTGAATTAAAACCAATGTTTATTCAAAGTGACCGGCTCGCTCAATTTAATCCTCGTGGTACCGATGTAGCTGTCGTTCTCGACTTAATGATTCATGACATTGATATTATTTTGAGCTTAATAAAAAGTGAAGTAAAAAAAGTTGAAGCGAGTGGAGTAGCCGTTGTATCAGATACACTTGATATAGCAAATGCAAGAATTGAATTTGAAAACGGGGCGGTTGCAAATGTTACAGCAAGCCGCATTTCACAAAAGAAAATGAGGAAGATGAGAATCTTTCAAAAGGATTCATATATCTCGATAGATTTTGATTCAGGACTATCAGAAATTTTTCGTTTAATTTCATTAGAAGAAACAACCAATCCTGCTACGATTAACTATGGTGAAATAGGAGTTGGTGAAAAGAAAAAAAGAATTATTTATGAGCAGCCTGAAGTCAAAGCAGAAAACGCATTGAAGCATGAATTAAGTTTGTTTATTGATTCCATCCGAAATAACACAAGACCTGTTGTTTCAGGCGAGGACGGATTGAAAGCATTAGTAGTAGCTCAACAAATCATTAATAAAATAAAAGAATCAAAGGTAGGTGTATAA